A window of the Haloarcula rubripromontorii genome harbors these coding sequences:
- the urtC gene encoding urea ABC transporter, permease protein UrtC, with the protein MSRNSANGGMNRSLPSRLRSRFEGPNTIGESRGFWVGFAAAVAALAIYPAFGDGSQLSLFMVLALLGLSLSVVWGYSGVLSFGQVVFFGIGAYTFGVVSINFATPGGITAAVVAGIVGGGLSAAILGYFMFYGGVRDVYVTIITLVSTIVMHTFMAQTAGSEWAIGEAALGGFNGMPDIPLLTLGVGGLSYQFIYNPFPMRILGIGAFEISPFYYLVLVLLVGTYLGLRALVNSDYGRVMVAVREDEDRTEMFGYNVTRVKFVVFTLGGALAGLSGVLYAARNVYIDPTVFSLLFATLPVIWVSIGGRKSLLGAVVATLAVEYLRISMAGELALVLLGTLLLVTILVLPSGLVPWLHEQIVDTRLGPGEAGGADTPDAPSEVSD; encoded by the coding sequence ATGTCGAGAAACAGTGCAAACGGTGGGATGAACAGGTCGCTCCCGAGCCGGCTTCGCAGTCGGTTCGAGGGGCCAAACACCATCGGGGAGTCACGTGGGTTCTGGGTTGGCTTCGCCGCCGCCGTAGCGGCGCTCGCCATCTACCCGGCCTTCGGTGATGGCTCCCAGCTGTCGCTGTTCATGGTGCTGGCCCTCTTGGGGCTTTCCCTGTCAGTCGTCTGGGGCTACTCGGGCGTGTTGAGCTTCGGGCAGGTCGTCTTCTTCGGCATCGGAGCCTACACGTTCGGCGTCGTCTCGATCAACTTTGCGACCCCGGGTGGGATCACGGCTGCCGTCGTCGCCGGTATCGTCGGCGGCGGCCTCAGCGCCGCGATTCTGGGCTACTTCATGTTCTACGGCGGGGTGCGGGACGTCTACGTGACCATCATCACGCTCGTCTCGACCATCGTGATGCACACGTTCATGGCTCAGACCGCCGGGTCAGAGTGGGCCATCGGCGAGGCGGCGCTGGGCGGGTTCAACGGGATGCCGGACATCCCGCTGTTGACCCTCGGCGTCGGTGGGCTGTCGTACCAGTTCATCTACAACCCGTTCCCGATGCGGATACTCGGCATCGGAGCGTTTGAGATCAGTCCGTTCTACTATCTCGTGTTAGTGTTGCTGGTCGGGACGTACCTCGGACTGCGAGCCCTCGTCAACTCCGACTACGGCCGCGTGATGGTCGCCGTTCGCGAGGACGAGGACCGCACAGAGATGTTTGGCTACAACGTGACCCGCGTCAAGTTCGTCGTGTTCACGCTCGGAGGCGCGCTGGCGGGGTTGTCCGGCGTGCTGTACGCCGCACGGAACGTCTACATCGACCCGACCGTGTTCTCGCTGCTGTTTGCGACGCTGCCGGTCATCTGGGTGAGTATCGGCGGCCGAAAGAGTTTGCTCGGGGCCGTCGTCGCCACGCTCGCCGTCGAGTACCTTCGCATCTCGATGGCGGGTGAGCTGGCGCTGGTCCTGCTTGGCACCCTGTTGCTGGTGACGATTCTGGTGCTTCCGAGCGGCCTCGTTCCGTGGCTCCACGAACAGATCGTCGACACTCGACTCGGACCGGGTGAAGCCGGTGGAGCCGACACACCCGATGCGCCGAGTGAGGTGAGTGACTAA
- a CDS encoding ABC transporter ATP-binding protein has protein sequence MLELDDVSAAYDTTPILRDVDLSVEEGEIVGVMGKNGVGKTTLLKTVMGLLEPSEGTISYDGTDVTHASADERARAGVGYIPQGRDVFPKLTVEQNIKMGETIRSDSDETLYDQIYDYFPVLEERASQEAGTLSGGQQQMLAIGRALVSNPDLLLLDEPSEGIQPSIVDQISQDMQTINDDLGTTILFVEQNLGVIREMADRCYAMERGTVVDELGPSTIADEDAIAEYLAV, from the coding sequence ATGCTCGAACTCGATGACGTTTCCGCTGCATACGACACGACGCCGATACTGCGGGACGTGGACCTCTCCGTCGAGGAGGGGGAAATCGTCGGCGTGATGGGGAAAAACGGCGTCGGCAAGACGACGCTCCTGAAGACGGTGATGGGGCTCTTAGAGCCCAGCGAGGGGACTATCAGCTACGACGGCACCGACGTGACCCACGCGAGCGCCGACGAGCGCGCCCGGGCCGGCGTCGGCTACATTCCGCAGGGCCGGGACGTGTTTCCCAAGCTAACCGTCGAACAGAACATCAAAATGGGTGAGACCATCCGGTCGGACAGCGATGAAACGCTGTACGACCAGATATACGACTACTTCCCCGTGCTGGAAGAGCGGGCCAGCCAGGAGGCCGGCACGCTCTCGGGCGGGCAACAGCAGATGCTCGCCATCGGCCGCGCACTGGTCTCGAACCCCGACCTGCTCTTGCTCGATGAACCGTCTGAGGGCATCCAGCCCTCTATCGTCGATCAGATCAGCCAGGATATGCAGACAATTAACGACGACCTCGGGACGACGATTCTGTTCGTCGAGCAGAACCTCGGGGTCATCCGTGAGATGGCCGACCGCTGTTACGCGATGGAGCGTGGCACGGTCGTCGACGAACTCGGCCCGTCGACGATCGCCGACGAGGACGCTATCGCGGAGTATCTCGCGGTCTGA
- a CDS encoding urease subunit beta: MSDGLVPGEVIPGEGTVTLNEGRETTEVTVGNTGDRPSQVGSHFHFFEANAALEFDREAAMGMRLNIPAGTAVRFEPGEEQTVELVEIGGKRRAHGMNGLVNGSVDGDTSDAVEWMRAAGFRDTGADNEEGAE; encoded by the coding sequence ATGAGTGATGGACTTGTACCCGGCGAGGTCATCCCAGGTGAAGGAACAGTGACGCTGAACGAGGGCCGAGAAACGACGGAAGTGACCGTCGGCAACACCGGCGACCGGCCCTCGCAGGTCGGGTCGCATTTTCACTTCTTCGAGGCCAACGCCGCGCTGGAGTTCGACCGCGAGGCGGCAATGGGGATGCGGCTGAACATCCCCGCCGGGACGGCCGTCCGGTTCGAGCCCGGCGAGGAGCAGACCGTCGAACTCGTCGAAATCGGCGGGAAGCGCCGCGCCCACGGGATGAACGGCCTCGTGAACGGGAGCGTCGACGGCGACACGAGCGACGCGGTCGAGTGGATGCGCGCGGCCGGATTCCGCGACACCGGGGCCGACAATGAGGAGGGAGCGGAGTGA
- a CDS encoding ABC transporter ATP-binding protein: MSDTETESDIDPLGPNVRQTAAELATGDRTETLLQTDGLVKQFGGFTATDDVDFSVAEGELRCLIGPNGAGKSTLLNLITGTYEASDGSIYYNGHDITDLDPHERVSRGISMKFQVPSVYGDLSVRENVRLPVQQFADGEERRRLVAEAIEAAGLTGYEDVDASQLSHGQQQQLEIGMAAALEPDLLLLDEPVAGLDVAEREAIAERIRRLNEEAGIAFIVIEHDTDFVASIAEEVTVLHNGEVFREGPIAEIESDPEVQRIYLGGES, translated from the coding sequence ATGAGTGATACTGAAACCGAATCCGATATCGACCCGCTTGGACCGAACGTCCGGCAAACCGCTGCGGAACTGGCAACGGGCGACAGAACCGAGACACTGCTGCAGACCGACGGCCTCGTCAAACAGTTCGGCGGGTTCACCGCCACCGACGACGTCGACTTCTCGGTCGCCGAGGGGGAGCTTCGCTGTCTCATCGGCCCCAACGGGGCCGGCAAGTCGACGCTGTTGAACTTGATTACTGGTACCTACGAGGCGAGTGACGGCAGCATCTACTACAACGGCCACGACATCACCGACCTCGACCCACACGAGCGGGTGTCACGCGGCATCAGCATGAAGTTCCAGGTTCCGTCCGTGTACGGTGATCTGAGCGTCAGAGAGAACGTCAGGCTCCCCGTCCAGCAGTTCGCCGATGGAGAGGAGCGGCGGCGGCTTGTCGCGGAGGCCATCGAGGCTGCTGGTCTTACCGGCTACGAGGACGTCGATGCGTCCCAGCTCTCACACGGCCAACAACAGCAACTGGAAATCGGGATGGCTGCCGCGCTCGAACCCGACCTGCTCTTGCTGGACGAGCCGGTTGCCGGCCTCGACGTGGCTGAGCGCGAAGCTATCGCCGAGCGGATCAGACGGCTCAACGAGGAGGCAGGGATCGCTTTCATCGTCATCGAACACGACACCGACTTCGTCGCAAGCATCGCCGAGGAAGTGACCGTCCTGCACAACGGCGAAGTGTTCCGCGAGGGACCAATTGCGGAAATCGAATCTGACCCGGAGGTCCAGCGGATCTATCTGGGGGGTGAGTCGTGA
- the urtB gene encoding urea ABC transporter, permease protein UrtB — translation MVNGINLALQFLDSFAFIVLAAAGLAIIFGIMGVINLAHGEFILIGAYTATLAVTQLGLPLVVAMLVGGLVTGLFGILTERVIISGAWPNYISQRTLGRDVIEPLYDRLADSMVATFGLSLILTQGARIRFGNSIDQIATPFGAISYGEFSYSSYRIVLAGVSIGLLLVTYYLFTRTDFGMRARATIQDKETAQAMGVNTDRMYMLTFGFGSALAGLTGALFAPVISMQPTLGDQFLVEAFVAVVVGGPSVVLGTALSGGVLGAILATFSNLYGTFIGRIALLVAALIALRFLPNGITGFIEQLRKRRQESD, via the coding sequence ATGGTAAACGGGATCAACCTCGCGTTACAGTTCCTCGATAGCTTCGCGTTCATCGTGCTCGCCGCGGCGGGGTTGGCCATCATCTTCGGCATCATGGGCGTCATCAACCTGGCACACGGGGAGTTCATCCTTATCGGGGCCTACACTGCGACGCTGGCCGTGACGCAACTCGGCCTCCCGCTCGTCGTGGCGATGCTCGTCGGCGGTCTGGTCACCGGCCTCTTCGGGATTCTGACCGAGCGGGTCATTATCTCCGGAGCGTGGCCAAATTACATCAGTCAACGGACGCTGGGCCGCGATGTCATCGAACCGCTGTACGACCGGCTGGCCGATTCCATGGTCGCCACGTTCGGGCTCAGCCTGATACTGACGCAGGGCGCTCGGATCCGCTTCGGGAATTCCATCGACCAGATAGCCACGCCGTTCGGTGCGATATCGTACGGGGAGTTCTCGTACTCGTCGTATCGGATCGTCCTGGCTGGCGTCAGTATCGGCCTGCTTCTGGTCACCTACTACCTGTTCACTCGGACGGACTTCGGGATGCGAGCCCGGGCGACGATACAGGACAAGGAGACGGCACAGGCGATGGGCGTCAACACCGACCGGATGTACATGCTGACGTTCGGCTTCGGCTCGGCGCTGGCCGGACTGACCGGCGCGCTGTTCGCGCCAGTCATCTCGATGCAGCCGACGCTGGGCGACCAGTTCCTGGTCGAAGCGTTCGTCGCTGTCGTCGTCGGCGGCCCGAGCGTCGTCCTCGGGACCGCGCTATCGGGGGGTGTCCTTGGGGCGATTCTGGCCACGTTCTCGAATCTCTACGGGACGTTCATCGGCCGTATCGCGCTGCTCGTTGCTGCGCTCATCGCCCTCCGGTTCCTCCCCAACGGCATCACCGGCTTCATCGAACAACTGCGGAAACGGAGACAGGAGAGCGACTAG
- a CDS encoding urea ABC transporter substrate-binding protein gives MNRSSVSRRQFLGASGAALVTGLAGCSAGEGGTSTDTASSTDTLKIGVLEDQSGNFALVGDPKAKASMLAIEEINANGGIDGKQIETFQRDPQSDNQRYQELTRTAINEENVDALWAGYSSATREAIRPIIDRNEQLYFYTTQYEGGVCDEFTFAVGPTARQQLGIVLPYLVEEFGPDIYTIAADYNFGQLSADWVKVLANENDANVLGEEFIPLSESSFGSTINRIQEADPDFVMSMLVGANHTSFYEQKASAGLDVPIGTSTAMAQGYEHRRLDAPAMANIYAGVNYMEEVPTDSNTGDGGFVDRYFEMYPDAPYLNEEAETNYFSTYMYKKAVEQAGTTEQPEVIEALESGIELGTEEAPEAPEGETIKLDGATHHVDHHMWIMRADEEHNIEAVENRQIPETFLSETAGCNLPENPEQTQYTPVDYYEEAE, from the coding sequence ATGAATCGCTCGTCCGTCAGCCGACGCCAGTTCCTCGGCGCGAGCGGGGCCGCACTCGTCACCGGCCTTGCGGGCTGTTCTGCCGGTGAAGGTGGGACTTCCACGGACACCGCAAGCAGCACTGATACCCTCAAAATTGGCGTTCTGGAGGACCAGTCCGGGAACTTCGCCCTCGTCGGCGACCCGAAGGCCAAGGCGTCGATGCTCGCTATCGAAGAAATCAACGCCAACGGTGGTATCGACGGCAAGCAGATCGAGACGTTCCAGCGCGACCCTCAGTCTGATAACCAGCGGTATCAGGAGCTCACCCGCACGGCGATTAACGAGGAGAACGTCGACGCGCTGTGGGCCGGCTACTCCTCGGCGACCCGTGAGGCCATCCGTCCGATAATCGACCGCAACGAACAGCTCTACTTCTACACCACGCAGTACGAGGGCGGCGTCTGCGACGAGTTCACCTTCGCGGTCGGCCCCACCGCCCGCCAGCAGCTCGGCATCGTCCTCCCGTACCTGGTCGAGGAGTTCGGGCCGGACATCTACACTATCGCGGCCGACTACAACTTCGGCCAGCTCTCCGCTGACTGGGTCAAGGTGCTGGCGAACGAAAACGACGCGAACGTCCTCGGCGAGGAGTTCATCCCGCTCAGTGAGTCCTCGTTCGGCTCGACGATCAACCGGATTCAGGAGGCCGATCCGGACTTCGTCATGTCGATGCTCGTCGGGGCGAACCACACGTCGTTCTACGAGCAGAAGGCTTCGGCCGGCCTTGACGTGCCAATCGGCACCTCGACGGCGATGGCACAGGGGTACGAGCACCGACGGCTCGACGCCCCGGCGATGGCCAACATCTACGCCGGCGTCAACTACATGGAGGAAGTCCCGACCGACAGCAACACGGGTGACGGCGGCTTCGTCGACCGGTACTTCGAGATGTACCCCGACGCCCCCTACCTCAACGAGGAGGCCGAGACCAACTACTTCTCGACGTACATGTATAAGAAGGCCGTCGAGCAGGCCGGGACCACTGAACAGCCGGAAGTCATCGAGGCCCTGGAATCGGGCATCGAACTCGGCACCGAGGAGGCACCCGAAGCGCCGGAGGGAGAGACCATCAAGCTCGACGGCGCGACCCACCACGTCGACCATCACATGTGGATTATGCGCGCCGACGAGGAGCACAACATCGAAGCCGTCGAGAACCGCCAGATTCCCGAAACGTTCCTCTCGGAAACGGCCGGCTGTAACCTCCCCGAGAACCCGGAGCAGACCCAGTACACCCCGGTCGACTACTACGAGGAGGCCGAGTAG
- a CDS encoding sodium-dependent transporter has translation MSDRDSWISNLGFVLAAVGGAAGLGNIWRFPWLTAGNGGSAFLIVYLLVVVGIGVPGLLAEFVLGRCGRQTPTAALRSLTGSRWGSWLGAFNVLTTLVILSFYSVVGGWILRYTFVSPVGAYFGQPQQYFGAMSFGLDAVAFHLLFLGIVAAIVFFGVSNGIERVSKVMLPGVVIILLGLAVWTATQPGTAAGYAFYLSFDAEYLAANFLSVIGPAAGQALFTLSLGAGVMLTYASYLDDNASLPRDTLVIAVSNTFIGVLAGLVVIPLLFSQGVDPGQGGPGALFVALATAFATLPGGELVATAFFATVLMAAVTSGISLLETPVATLVDSFGVPRRRATVLVSILLAATGSGLSLTSSVFQFVSGTLADLLLTVGLFAFTVIVGWLLREDAVAEFRAGTDRFEWLAEPWLLTVSWVLPVVVLFLLTNTLASLAGMSLGLGGRALIAVVGTVALAVIVRNGSRSDLLSSH, from the coding sequence ATGTCCGATCGTGATTCATGGATCTCGAACCTCGGTTTCGTGCTTGCCGCTGTCGGCGGTGCAGCGGGCCTCGGGAACATCTGGCGGTTCCCCTGGCTGACCGCCGGAAACGGCGGCAGCGCGTTCCTCATCGTTTATCTGCTCGTCGTCGTCGGTATCGGCGTTCCGGGACTGCTCGCTGAGTTCGTCCTCGGACGCTGTGGGCGGCAGACGCCAACTGCGGCGTTGCGCTCACTCACCGGCTCCCGCTGGGGGTCGTGGCTGGGCGCGTTCAACGTCCTCACAACGCTCGTTATCCTCTCGTTCTACTCCGTCGTCGGCGGGTGGATCCTCCGCTACACGTTCGTCTCGCCGGTCGGGGCGTACTTCGGGCAGCCCCAGCAGTACTTCGGAGCGATGAGCTTCGGACTCGACGCGGTCGCCTTTCACCTGCTGTTTCTCGGTATCGTCGCTGCCATCGTCTTTTTCGGCGTGAGCAACGGTATCGAACGCGTCTCGAAGGTGATGCTCCCCGGCGTCGTGATTATCCTCCTCGGCCTCGCGGTGTGGACGGCCACCCAGCCGGGCACGGCCGCTGGTTACGCGTTCTATCTCAGTTTCGACGCCGAATACCTCGCAGCGAACTTCCTGAGCGTCATCGGACCGGCGGCGGGACAGGCGCTGTTCACTCTCTCGCTCGGTGCTGGCGTCATGTTGACCTACGCCTCGTATCTCGACGATAACGCATCGCTTCCGCGGGATACGCTCGTCATCGCGGTCTCAAACACGTTCATTGGAGTCCTCGCCGGGCTGGTCGTCATTCCGCTGCTGTTTTCTCAGGGCGTCGACCCCGGGCAGGGCGGCCCTGGTGCGCTGTTCGTCGCGCTCGCGACGGCGTTTGCGACGCTTCCGGGCGGTGAACTCGTCGCGACTGCGTTCTTCGCGACCGTGCTGATGGCCGCGGTGACCAGCGGTATCAGCCTGCTTGAGACACCGGTAGCAACGCTCGTCGACAGCTTCGGCGTCCCGCGACGCCGGGCGACGGTACTGGTATCGATCCTGCTTGCGGCCACCGGGAGCGGACTGTCACTCACAAGCTCGGTATTCCAGTTCGTCTCCGGCACGCTCGCCGACCTCCTCTTGACTGTCGGGCTGTTCGCGTTCACTGTCATCGTCGGCTGGCTGCTGCGCGAGGACGCGGTCGCGGAGTTCCGCGCCGGAACCGACCGCTTCGAGTGGCTGGCCGAGCCGTGGCTCCTGACCGTTAGCTGGGTGCTCCCCGTTGTTGTACTGTTCCTGCTGACGAACACGCTCGCGTCGCTCGCCGGGATGTCGCTGGGACTTGGCGGCCGAGCGCTTATCGCTGTCGTCGGCACTGTCGCCCTGGCTGTCATCGTTCGAAACGGAAGCCGAAGCGACCTGTTGAGTTCGCACTAA